Proteins encoded by one window of Salvia splendens isolate huo1 chromosome 5, SspV2, whole genome shotgun sequence:
- the LOC121804934 gene encoding uncharacterized protein LOC121804934, with protein MGKTGRDWTQIYTIYGVDDWQTPLFLLVNAVGFAALSVVFLLYFEPICVLLQHQHFFPGPAAARFAAGFTGSVTALSAVCLLFAAANFLYSAVGLHWEMSQRIVSSVPDWSSVRHALDLGCGRGILLNAVALQLKKSGSSGHVVGLSPARSEARSGALIPNHTLRTAGLEGVQEYVTCRPGDPRTLPFSDSYFDVVVSAAFVHKVGKEFGQKTAAAAAERMRVLGELVRVLKPGGVGVVWDLVHAEEYVQRLSELKMDEIRLSEGVTAFMATSHIVSFRKPPQHFVGSAEVRLDWRFNNLSS; from the exons ATGGGGAAAACCGGTAGGGATTGGACTCAGATCTACACGATCTACGGCGTCGACGACTGGCAGACGCCGCTCTTCCTCCTCGTGAACGCGGTCGGCTTCGCAGCGCTCTCCGTCGTCTTCCTTCTCTACTTCGAGCCAATCTGCGTGCTCCTCCAGCACCAGCACTTCTTCCCGGGCCCCGCTGCCGCCCGATTCGCCGCCGGATTCACTGGCTCCGTCACGGCGCTCTCCGCCGTGTGCCTCCTCTTCGctgccgccaacttcctctacTCCGCCGTGGGCCTCCACTGGGAGATGTCGCAGCGCATCGTCTCCTCCGTCCCGGACTGGTCCTCCGTCCGCCACGCCCTCGACCTCGGCTGCGGCCGCGGCATCCTCCTCAACGCCGTCGCCCTCCAGCTCAAGAAATCCGGATCCTCCGGCCACGTTGTCGGCCTCAGCCCGGCCCGGTCGGAGGCCCGAAGCGGCGCTCTCATCCCCAACCACACCCTCCGGACCGCCGGCCTCGAGGGCGTCCAGGAATACGTCACTTGCCG GCCGGGAGATCCGCGGACGCTGCCGTTCAGCGACAGTTACTTCGACGTGGTGGTGTCAGCAGCGTTCGTGCACAAggtggggaaggagttcgggCAGAAgacggcagcagcagcggcggagAGGATGAGGGTGCTGGGGGAGTTGGTGAGGGTGTTGAAGCCAGGTGGAGTGGGAGTGGTGTGGGATCTAGTGCACGCAGAGGAGTACGTGCAGAGGCTGAGTGAGCTGAAGATGGACGAGATAAGGCTGTCGGAGGGCGTCACAGCGTTTATGGCCACTAGCCACATCGTCTCCTTCCGTAAGCCACCTCAGCATTTTGTGGGGTCCGCTGAAGTTAGGCTTGATTGGAGATTCAACAACCTCTCTTCTTGA